Below is a genomic region from Deinococcus koreensis.
TCTACGCCGCCAACTGCGCGAGCTGTCACGGGCCGGCCGGCGGCGGGGGCCTGGGGCCGAGCCTGCGGGTCTCGACCCTCTCCCGCACGGCGCTGGCGAGCGTCATCCGGAACGGGAAGGGCACCATGCCCGCCTACCCGCAGCTGAAGGAGGCCGAGCTGAAGGCCCTGCTCGATCTGCTGGAGGGCTGGCAGAGGGCCGGCCGGTGAGCGAACCGGGCCGCCGTCCCGTCAGCGGGGCCAGGAGGATCACCCGCCGGGCCCTGCTGGAGCGCTGGTGGGTGCTGCCGGTGGCGGGCACACTGGGCACCTTCGCCTATCTGGGCTGGTACGGGGCCCGCGTGACCTTCGGCAAGAGCCAGGCTGGGCCGCCGGCCTTCCAGCCGGGCACGCCCCAGGCGGTGGGCGACCTGGGCCAGTTGCGTTCGCTGTGGGCCGAGCAGACGTTCTCCTACGCGGGACGGCCCTGCACGCTGCTGCGGGTGCCCCAGCCGGTCGAGGGCGGCCTGTCGGGCCCGGACGGCCTGCATCTGGTCGCTTATTCACGGGTCTGCACGCACCTGGGCTGCTCGGTGAATCTAGTGCGCGACCCCGAGGTGCTGGCCTTCGCCTTCAACTACCGCCCGCCGGCGGACGCGCAGCACCCGCAGCTGGGCTGCCGCTGCCACTACAGCGTGTTCGACCCGCTGCAGGCCGGCGAGGCCGTGTTCGGCAAGGCCAACGGGCCGCTGCCCCGGGTGCGCCTGGAGCGGCGCGGCACCCAGATCTGGGCCACAGGCATCGAGGCGGCCCCGGCCCTGGACACGTAGCACACAGATGGAGCGCAGGGCAGCGGCGCCGCGATTCAGTCCGCCGTTGGCACGACACTCCGTCGCAGCAGCGTATCGAAGAGGGTCTGCGCGTGCTGCGCGGCCAGCGTGCCCGCTCCATCAGGCCGGAAGGCGAGGCGGATGCCGCCGTCGCTGGTCACCCTGAAGCTCAGCAGCCCGGCACCGGACGGCACCACCCCCAGCAGCTCCGGCGCGGGCAGCAGGGTCGTCAGCACGCCGCTGACCGCCTGCAGCCGCTCCGTCAGGGGGGCTGACCCGGAGTCCAGCGGGGTGGTCAGCCCGATCACGCCGGCCTGCCGGGCCATCAGGCGCACGGCCCGGTGGCCGTCCGGGTGGGGGCTGGGGACGAACTGCAGCGGGAGGGTCAGATCGAAGGCGGTGGGTCGGGGCTCCGTCTGGTCGGCGCGCACCGTTCCCGTGGCCCGGTACGTGAGCACGCGGTTGCCACTGCGGGTGAAGTCGTGGGCCGTGTCACTCACGCCGACCAGCGCCAGGGTGTCCAGGTGCAGCAGGCCGGCGCTCCCCAGCCGGTTCCGCAGCGCCTCCTCCACCAGCGCACACACCTGGGCGCCGCTCAGCGCCGCGCGGGCCGGCTCGCTGACCTGTTCCTCCTCGGTGTAGACGACGCCGTTCTGGAAGGTGGCGTAGCTCTGCTGAGACCGCTGGCCGAGCGTCAGGGTGTCGCTGGTGGGATAGCCCAGCGGGCCGCGCTCGGCCCCGGTGCCCTCCCAGTGGGCCCGGACGCGGCCGGAGACGACCATCGGGCCGGTGCGGGGGTGCCAGGCCAGGCTGGCGTCGCCCGCGAAGCTGCACAGGCGCCCCACGCCGTCCGGGCAGACCTGGGTACCGGTGACCGGCAGGCCCAGGGCGCTGTCCGGGCCGCCCCAGGCGTCGTACTTGCGCCGGAGTTCACCGCTCAGGTCATGCACGCCGCCCCCGGGCAGGGCGTACAGGTCGCAGTGCTCGAAGCGTTGCCGGAAGCCGCCCCGCACCGCCTCGCAGCCGGACAGCGCGGCGCCCGTGCGGCCCGGGCCGAGGGCGGCCGCCGCCACCTCCAGGGCCGCCGCGGGCTGCTGCGGATTCACGGCCAGGACACTCAGGCCGAACATGATCTGCGCGAACGCCATGTCCCCCTCCCCGGCGGTGAGCGGTAAGCACAGGGCCCGCGACTCCCCGGCTCCGACGAGGGCGGAGAACGCTGCGGAGTCGGGGGCCGGGTGGCTCGGCTCTGAAAGGTCGGGCTCTGGCGCGGAGTGCCCAGACGAGACTTCCGCCCCGTCCTGAAGCAGTCGGGCCTGCCCGGTGACCTGCACCGCGCCGGCGGCCTGCCGGCAGAACGACACCCGCAGCTCCACGCGCCGCCGGCCGCCGCACTTGCCGACGATCAGGATCCGCTGCTCCGGGGCGTGCACGTCGAGCGCCAGCGTCCCCCCCCGGATCACGCTGGCGTGCTCATCTGTGCTGAACGTTTCCTCGTCGGTGATGTTCATGCGAATGTCGAACTTCACCCGGCTCTGCATGGCTCCTCCTTCACCCGGGAGTGCGTCTGCAGCCTGCCTCTTTCCCTCCCTCCTGAGTTGTAGCGTGGGGGCCATGATCGGCCCATGATCAGGGGGCGGCTGCCGTGCCGGTGCGTCTGCAGGCCAGTACGTTATACTGGGTTCAAATCCCCACGGCGGCCGCGTTGTGGCCGTGATTTCCCGGTGGCCTGGGGGCCGCCCCCACAAGGAGCATCCATGGAGTTCAGTCTGTCCGACGAACAACGTCAGCTGCAGCAGCTGGCCCGCGATTTCGCCCGCAAGGAGATCATTCCGGTCGCCTCCGAGTACGACCAGAAAGAGGAGCTGCCCTGGCAGGTCGTGGAGAAGGCCTTCGAGGTCGGCCTGCTGAACGCCTCGATCCCCGAGCACGCCGGCGGCCTGGGCCTGGGCATGCTCGACGAGTGCCTGATCGGTGAGGAGCTGGGCTACGGCTGCATGGGCATCTACACCATCCTGATGGCCTCCGAGCTGGGCATCACGCCGCTGCTGGTCGGCGCGACCGAGGAGCAGCAGAAGCGCTTTCTGACCCCGCTGACCGAGAAGCCCAGCCTGGCGGCCTTCGCCCTGAGCGAGCCCAACAACGGCTCCGACGCCGCCGCCATGAACACCACCGCCGTGCTCGACGGCGACGAGTGGGTCATCAACGGCACCAAGATGTGGATCAGCAACGGCGGCGTGGCCGAGCTGACCGTGGTGTTCGCCACCACCGACAAGCAGGGCGGCCACAAGGCCACCGTGGCGCTGGTGGTGCCCAAGGACGCGCCGGGCTTTTCCTACAACAAGATCAAGCACAAGATGGGCCAGCGGGCCAGCCTGACCAGCGAACTGGTGTTCGAGAACGTGCGCGTGCCCCGCGAGAACCAGCTCGGCGGCCTGGGCGACGGCTTCAAGATCGCCATGAAGACGCTCGACAAGACCCGCATTCCGGTGGCGGCGGGCTCGGTCGGGATCGCCCGGCGCGCGCTGGACGAATCGGTGAAGTACGCCAAGGAGCGCGAGGCCTTCGGCAAGCCCATCGGCACCTTCCAGGCCATCCAGTTCAAGCTGGCTGAGATGGCCATGGGCATCGAGACCGGCCGGCTGATGTACCAGAAGGCCGCCTGGCTGGTCGATCAGGGCCAGCCGCACGGCTTCGAGAGCGCCATCGCCAAGGCCTACTGCTCGGAGATGGCCTTCGACTCGGCCAACGAGGCCATCCAGATCCACGGCGGCTACGGCTACGTGGGCGAATACCCGGTCGAGAAGCTGCTGCGCGACTCCAAGCTCAACACGATCTATGAGGGCACCAACGAGATCCAGCGCGTGATCATCAGCCGGAATCTGCTGAAGTAGGCGCGGCGCCGGGCCAGGGGCGCTTCCTGGCAGGAGCGTCCCGAGGGGCCAGGCCTGAAAGTGGCTCCGAAGCTGACCGACAGGGCTCGCAGGGGCGGTGAGGAGGGCGGTGGACGGACATTCGGGACAGCTCCCGGTGGTCGTCCACCGCCCGGCGTCCGTAGGGGGGCGGCTCGGTCGCTCACGCCGTCTGCCGGGCCATTGGCACGCTCCCGGCAGCTGACCGGGCGCCCAATCACTGAAAGGTTTTAGGAACGTCCAGGCGGGCAGACTCAGGCCATGTCGCTCGCCGCCCCCACCGACTCTCTCCCCCCGGCCCTAGCGCTGGATCTGCGTGAGGAGCAGCGCCTGGCTGCCCTGTACCGCTCCGGCCTGCTGGATACCCCCCCCGAGGAGCAGTTCGACCGCATCGTCACGCTGGCCGCGCAGCAGTTCGGAGTGCCCATCGCCTCGGTCTCGCTGATCGACCGCAACCGCCAGTGGCTCAAGGCCAAGGTCGGTTGCCTGAAGACCGAAACACCCCGGGACATGGCGATCTGCTCGCTGGCCATGCGACAGCCCGACGTGCTGGTCATCCCCGACGCGACCCTCGACCCCCGCGTGCGAAACCTTGATCCTGTAGTGGGCGAGCCGCATATCCGCTTCTATGCCGGCGCCCCGCTGGTCACGGCGGAGGGCCACGAACTGGGCACCCTCTGTGTGATCGACACCGAGCCCCGGACCTTCAGCGCCCAGGACGCCGCGACGCTGCAGGCCTTCGCGGCGCTGGTGATGGACGAGATCTCGCTGCGGGACGCCCTGCGCGAACTGCGGCACCTCGCGCTGTACGACTCGCTGACCGGCCTGCCCAACCGCACGCATTTCCACCAGCATCTGGCGCGGGCGTTCACGCGGGCCGACCTCAGGAGCGAACAGCTGGTGCTGGGGCTGGTCGATCTCGATCAGTTCAAGCTGATCAACGACACGCTGGGCCACGCCGCCGGCGACGAACTGCTGCAGCTCGTGGCCACCCGGCTGCGGGCCTCGGTGGGCACCAGTGACCTGATTGCCCGCATGGGCGGCGACGAGTTCACCATCGTCCTGAGCGACATCCGCGCGGCCCACGACGCTTCGGCGGTCATGAACCGCCTGCGC
It encodes:
- a CDS encoding Rieske 2Fe-2S domain-containing protein translates to MSEPGRRPVSGARRITRRALLERWWVLPVAGTLGTFAYLGWYGARVTFGKSQAGPPAFQPGTPQAVGDLGQLRSLWAEQTFSYAGRPCTLLRVPQPVEGGLSGPDGLHLVAYSRVCTHLGCSVNLVRDPEVLAFAFNYRPPADAQHPQLGCRCHYSVFDPLQAGEAVFGKANGPLPRVRLERRGTQIWATGIEAAPALDT
- a CDS encoding LGFP repeat-containing protein; this translates as MQSRVKFDIRMNITDEETFSTDEHASVIRGGTLALDVHAPEQRILIVGKCGGRRRVELRVSFCRQAAGAVQVTGQARLLQDGAEVSSGHSAPEPDLSEPSHPAPDSAAFSALVGAGESRALCLPLTAGEGDMAFAQIMFGLSVLAVNPQQPAAALEVAAAALGPGRTGAALSGCEAVRGGFRQRFEHCDLYALPGGGVHDLSGELRRKYDAWGGPDSALGLPVTGTQVCPDGVGRLCSFAGDASLAWHPRTGPMVVSGRVRAHWEGTGAERGPLGYPTSDTLTLGQRSQQSYATFQNGVVYTEEEQVSEPARAALSGAQVCALVEEALRNRLGSAGLLHLDTLALVGVSDTAHDFTRSGNRVLTYRATGTVRADQTEPRPTAFDLTLPLQFVPSPHPDGHRAVRLMARQAGVIGLTTPLDSGSAPLTERLQAVSGVLTTLLPAPELLGVVPSGAGLLSFRVTSDGGIRLAFRPDGAGTLAAQHAQTLFDTLLRRSVVPTAD
- a CDS encoding acyl-CoA dehydrogenase family protein produces the protein MEFSLSDEQRQLQQLARDFARKEIIPVASEYDQKEELPWQVVEKAFEVGLLNASIPEHAGGLGLGMLDECLIGEELGYGCMGIYTILMASELGITPLLVGATEEQQKRFLTPLTEKPSLAAFALSEPNNGSDAAAMNTTAVLDGDEWVINGTKMWISNGGVAELTVVFATTDKQGGHKATVALVVPKDAPGFSYNKIKHKMGQRASLTSELVFENVRVPRENQLGGLGDGFKIAMKTLDKTRIPVAAGSVGIARRALDESVKYAKEREAFGKPIGTFQAIQFKLAEMAMGIETGRLMYQKAAWLVDQGQPHGFESAIAKAYCSEMAFDSANEAIQIHGGYGYVGEYPVEKLLRDSKLNTIYEGTNEIQRVIISRNLLK